The Sporomusa termitida genome has a window encoding:
- a CDS encoding sodium:solute symporter family protein, whose product MWGPLIIAILYFVILIGLANYFLHSRIKNMVDFSMGGQSLTWGLVTLALALIPHGSGHTMSLWESSSVMGAAVLWWPIIVGGAFIPIMMFWTGPWVRNLKVETIPEAMGLLYGHKMRFLHCSIQIGTWTAIAMAETLATAGAIYGLCAGVLPYQPWCIILAFLLMIGYIIFGGVLELVWISTINVIVMTVGSYLALFFLGTWLAANVGGWEGILATYAQVDQLWKFDLFNFSPETLFQVIIPVAVLHICAGGVAQGMYIPLLSARTDEDCRKGFWICSLTNVLTCFPWVVIALCGMAIPAFAAIGPKLIVMEVALKTMPQWVYALLMVSLLTSVLSTGSAIIMGNATVFVNDILKGACNPAMSDSTRLKLMRPMILVCGLLAAVPAMIAPILFPVFLWAFSFGIPLFLIFLFGLIWKTSKPAAWITVIVTYIVNFWWTFATPAWASGPWALNMYPVTLCSVVLGFILFAALPGEPGMLRRTNTAAVAYASAEHPNMK is encoded by the coding sequence ATGTGGGGACCGTTAATCATTGCTATTTTGTATTTTGTCATTTTAATTGGTTTGGCGAATTATTTTCTCCATAGCCGCATCAAGAACATGGTTGATTTTTCAATGGGGGGGCAGTCGCTAACCTGGGGGTTGGTTACTTTAGCGTTAGCGCTTATCCCGCATGGCTCCGGACACACAATGTCATTATGGGAGTCGTCCTCGGTAATGGGAGCGGCGGTGCTTTGGTGGCCGATAATCGTTGGCGGGGCCTTTATCCCGATCATGATGTTCTGGACCGGGCCGTGGGTGCGCAATTTAAAAGTAGAAACAATTCCCGAGGCTATGGGGCTTCTCTATGGGCACAAAATGCGTTTTTTACATTGTAGCATACAGATTGGCACCTGGACCGCGATTGCTATGGCTGAAACGCTGGCTACAGCCGGCGCTATTTACGGCTTATGTGCCGGAGTACTTCCGTATCAGCCCTGGTGCATTATATTAGCTTTTCTGTTAATGATTGGGTACATTATCTTTGGCGGGGTATTAGAATTGGTATGGATAAGTACGATCAACGTCATAGTAATGACGGTCGGCTCCTATCTTGCCTTGTTTTTTCTGGGAACGTGGCTTGCTGCTAATGTTGGCGGCTGGGAAGGTATACTCGCCACCTATGCGCAAGTCGATCAATTATGGAAATTTGATTTATTTAACTTCTCACCGGAAACTTTATTCCAGGTCATAATACCGGTAGCTGTATTGCATATCTGTGCAGGTGGTGTTGCTCAGGGGATGTATATACCGCTCTTATCGGCAAGAACAGATGAAGACTGCCGGAAAGGCTTCTGGATTTGCAGCTTGACCAATGTTCTTACCTGTTTTCCGTGGGTGGTTATAGCGCTGTGTGGTATGGCAATTCCGGCGTTTGCCGCTATCGGCCCTAAACTGATTGTCATGGAAGTTGCCTTAAAAACGATGCCGCAGTGGGTTTATGCCTTGCTCATGGTTAGCTTACTCACATCCGTATTGTCAACAGGCAGTGCTATTATCATGGGGAACGCAACCGTATTTGTTAACGACATTCTCAAAGGCGCTTGTAACCCGGCAATGTCTGATAGCACCAGGCTTAAGCTGATGCGGCCGATGATTCTGGTGTGTGGCCTGCTGGCCGCTGTTCCCGCAATGATTGCCCCCATTTTATTTCCCGTTTTCTTGTGGGCATTTTCCTTTGGCATCCCGTTGTTCCTGATATTTCTATTTGGCTTGATCTGGAAGACCAGTAAGCCGGCTGCCTGGATAACGGTTATTGTTACCTATATTGTGAACTTTTGGTGGACCTTTGCTACCCCGGCCTGGGCATCCGGACCATGGGCCTTGAATATGTACCCGGTAACTTTGTGTTCAGTTGTGTTAGGATTTATTTTATTTGCTGCTCTCCCTGGTGAACCGGGGATGCTGCGAAGAACCAATACTGCCGCTGTTGCTTATGCTTCAGCAGAGCATCCTAACATGAAATAA
- a CDS encoding UbiD family decarboxylase, whose protein sequence is MSAKTNAQITDLRSALDLLRTVQGQLIETDEPVDPQAELAGVYRHVGAGGTVQRPTRIGPAMSFNNIKGHAGAKVVTGLLASRERVALMLGTKPERLGFLLNEAVKEPIAPITIPRERALCQAVVHYATEPGFDIRALIPAPTNTAEDAGPYITLGMCYASDPETGESDVTIHRLCLQSKDEMSMWITPGARHIGSFFKTAEDAGKPLPISISIGVDPAIAVGSCFEPPTTPLGFDELSVAGAIRKQAVEMVQCLTINERAIANAEYVIEGELLPGVRMREDFHSNTGKAMPEFPGYSGPAAPELPVIKVKAVTHRCNPIMQTCIGPSEEHVTMAGIPTEASILQMVEKAMPGRLLNVYAHAAGGGKYMAVLQFKKSMPSDEGRQRQAALLAFSAFSELKHVILVDEDVDPFDSNDVLWALNTRYQGDIDTIFIPGVRCHPLDPSQTADYNPMIRDRGISCKVIFDCTVPFPLKAHFQRAKFMEVDPRRYAPELFKKE, encoded by the coding sequence ATGTCTGCAAAAACAAATGCGCAAATAACTGATTTGCGTTCCGCCCTGGACCTCCTGAGGACGGTCCAGGGACAATTAATTGAGACCGACGAACCAGTAGATCCCCAGGCAGAACTAGCAGGTGTTTATCGCCATGTTGGCGCGGGGGGGACGGTGCAGCGGCCCACGCGAATTGGACCGGCAATGTCGTTTAACAACATAAAAGGGCACGCAGGTGCGAAAGTGGTCACAGGGCTTTTGGCCAGTCGGGAAAGAGTAGCCTTAATGCTTGGTACAAAACCGGAACGGCTTGGTTTTCTTTTAAATGAGGCCGTTAAAGAACCGATCGCGCCCATAACCATTCCCCGCGAGCGAGCCCTATGTCAGGCAGTTGTACATTATGCGACTGAACCGGGTTTTGATATTAGAGCATTGATTCCTGCACCAACCAATACCGCAGAGGATGCAGGTCCCTATATTACCCTGGGTATGTGTTATGCCTCAGATCCCGAGACTGGTGAATCAGATGTCACCATACACCGCCTATGCCTGCAAAGCAAGGACGAAATGTCGATGTGGATAACCCCCGGCGCCCGTCATATCGGTTCTTTTTTTAAAACAGCCGAAGATGCCGGCAAGCCGCTGCCGATTTCAATAAGTATCGGCGTAGACCCGGCTATTGCCGTGGGGTCATGTTTTGAGCCGCCGACGACTCCGCTTGGTTTTGATGAATTAAGTGTGGCCGGAGCGATAAGAAAACAAGCCGTAGAGATGGTGCAATGCTTAACGATCAACGAACGGGCCATTGCCAATGCGGAATATGTTATTGAAGGTGAGTTGCTGCCCGGAGTGCGCATGCGAGAAGATTTCCACAGTAATACCGGCAAAGCTATGCCGGAATTTCCCGGTTATTCAGGGCCGGCTGCCCCGGAACTGCCAGTGATCAAAGTAAAAGCAGTTACTCACCGCTGTAATCCAATTATGCAAACCTGCATTGGGCCAAGTGAAGAACATGTAACTATGGCTGGCATACCGACCGAGGCAAGTATATTGCAGATGGTAGAAAAGGCCATGCCAGGCCGTCTGTTGAATGTTTATGCTCATGCGGCCGGCGGTGGCAAATATATGGCGGTTCTGCAATTCAAAAAGAGCATGCCCAGTGATGAAGGCCGGCAAAGGCAAGCTGCATTATTGGCATTCTCCGCCTTCTCGGAGCTTAAACATGTAATTTTAGTTGATGAAGATGTTGATCCGTTTGATAGCAATGATGTTCTGTGGGCTCTAAATACCCGTTATCAAGGTGATATTGACACAATTTTTATACCTGGCGTGCGTTGTCATCCCTTAGACCCTTCCCAGACTGCTGATTATAATCCCATGATTCGGGATCGTGGGATTTCCTGCAAGGTGATTTTTGATTGTACGGTACCTTTTCCCCTAAAAGCCCACTTCCAAAGGGCAAAATTTATGGAAGTAGATCCGAGGCGTTATGCGCCGGAGTTATTCAAAAAAGAATAG
- a CDS encoding molybdopterin-binding protein encodes MRVEDSVGCILCHDITKIVPGEFKGRAFKKGHIVTAQDIPELLQLGKEHIFVWECKEGFVHENEAGLRIAQTISGEGIIFSEPSEGKVSMTAEYDGICMIDEQVLLQINSVEEIAVATRNNHRPVKKGNKIAGVRVVPLVIEERKLDIVATIAKGQAVISIQPFHPFRVGIITTGSEIYHGRIEDRFTPVVREKVERYDCKVIQHITVPDKAELIANAVETLIAGGVELILTTGGMSVDPDDVTPCGVKKAGAEIVTYGAPVLPGTMLLVAYLGTVPVLGLPGCVMYHHTTIFDLILPLVLTKQVITRAHIIKLGKGGLCLECDVCQYPACSFGTGA; translated from the coding sequence ATGCGAGTGGAAGATTCTGTTGGGTGTATATTGTGCCACGATATCACCAAAATTGTTCCCGGAGAATTTAAGGGGCGGGCATTCAAAAAGGGGCATATAGTTACGGCCCAAGACATTCCCGAACTTTTACAGCTAGGCAAGGAGCATATCTTTGTCTGGGAATGCAAAGAGGGGTTTGTCCATGAAAATGAGGCAGGATTACGCATTGCCCAAACAATAAGCGGCGAAGGAATTATTTTTTCCGAGCCTAGTGAAGGTAAGGTCAGCATGACAGCTGAGTATGATGGAATATGTATGATTGACGAGCAGGTTTTACTGCAAATTAATTCGGTAGAGGAAATAGCAGTTGCTACCCGCAATAATCACAGGCCGGTGAAAAAAGGAAATAAGATAGCCGGTGTCCGGGTTGTTCCGTTGGTCATTGAGGAACGAAAACTAGATATTGTGGCTACTATCGCCAAGGGGCAGGCGGTAATATCCATACAACCATTTCATCCCTTTAGGGTCGGTATTATTACTACCGGCAGTGAGATTTATCATGGCCGCATAGAAGATAGATTTACGCCGGTTGTCAGAGAAAAAGTAGAAAGATATGATTGCAAGGTAATACAGCATATTACTGTTCCGGACAAAGCAGAATTAATAGCCAATGCTGTTGAAACATTAATAGCCGGTGGCGTTGAGCTTATACTGACTACCGGTGGGATGTCGGTTGATCCTGACGATGTAACACCGTGCGGAGTAAAAAAAGCCGGGGCTGAAATAGTAACTTACGGCGCCCCTGTTTTACCAGGTACGATGCTGCTGGTGGCTTATTTGGGGACAGTACCGGTATTGGGACTTCCCGGCTGTGTCATGTATCATCATACTACCATTTTCGATCTCATTCTGCCGCTGGTACTGACAAAGCAGGTGATTACAAGAGCGCACATCATTAAACTGGGTAAGGGCGGTTTATGTCTGGAATGTGATGTCTGCCAGTATCCGGCCTGCTCATTTGGCACCGGCGCATAG
- the atpC gene encoding ATP synthase F1 subunit epsilon → MASKMRLDIVTPDRIVYSKNVNRVIASTPAGDLDILPGHSWRITSLEISAIKIIRDKNEQQLSLSGGFIEVHKNKLMVLASFVETQTEIDGKRAKAARVQKELKLNGGIVLTRRARIRTYHSTAP, encoded by the coding sequence ATGGCTTCTAAAATGCGGTTGGATATTGTTACTCCTGACCGAATAGTCTATTCCAAAAACGTTAATAGGGTCATTGCCTCAACGCCTGCAGGCGATTTGGACATTCTGCCAGGCCACTCTTGGCGGATTACCAGTCTCGAAATCAGCGCAATTAAGATTATCAGGGACAAAAATGAACAGCAGCTATCCCTAAGTGGCGGCTTCATAGAAGTACATAAGAATAAACTCATGGTCTTAGCCAGTTTTGTGGAAACACAGACGGAAATTGACGGCAAGCGCGCTAAAGCGGCCAGAGTACAAAAAGAACTAAAGTTAAACGGCGGTATTGTGCTTACCCGCCGGGCCCGAATTCGCACCTATCACAGCACTGCGCCTTAA
- a CDS encoding UbiX family flavin prenyltransferase codes for MRIIIGITGASGVILGVNLLKALAEQPDCETHLVVTDGAKKTFEYETDMRFHDIAVLADYQHDINNLAAPIASGSFKTDGMVVIPCSMKSLAGIVTGYTDNLLLRAADVCLKERRRVVLVPRELPLSSIHLENMSKAAQQGCIILPPMLTFYNNPGSIQDMVNHLMGKIMMLFDIVFTEFAPWKGVKVRDRK; via the coding sequence GTGAGAATAATTATTGGCATCACCGGAGCCAGCGGTGTAATTTTGGGCGTGAATTTACTGAAGGCACTCGCTGAGCAGCCAGATTGTGAAACTCATTTGGTTGTCACTGACGGTGCGAAAAAAACCTTTGAATATGAGACCGATATGCGCTTTCACGATATCGCCGTTTTGGCGGACTATCAGCATGATATTAATAATCTTGCGGCACCAATTGCCAGCGGATCCTTTAAAACAGATGGAATGGTTGTTATTCCTTGCAGCATGAAGTCATTAGCCGGCATTGTTACCGGTTATACAGACAATCTTTTGTTGCGGGCGGCAGATGTTTGCCTTAAAGAACGGCGCCGGGTAGTGCTGGTACCCAGGGAACTGCCATTAAGTTCAATTCACCTGGAGAATATGTCTAAGGCTGCTCAGCAGGGGTGCATAATTCTCCCGCCGATGCTGACTTTCTACAATAACCCAGGCTCGATTCAGGATATGGTTAATCACCTTATGGGGAAGATTATGATGCTGTTTGATATTGTTTTTACAGAGTTCGCTCCCTGGAAAGGAGTGAAAGTGCGTGACCGAAAGTAA
- a CDS encoding methyl-accepting chemotaxis protein, with the protein MDKTLESLILCMPIIQTVLPFDSMVVIADRDTFLYYRPGKKMQHESPVGKAVSKGDGMWEAITSKITQDIVVSKDVWGFPFRSISVPVINETREIVGAIGLACSLETQEILHAVAQTIAAASEQVAASSQELAANAALLNKRLELLGVTGQSMVHNIGKSDAILMFIRDIAANTNLLGLNASIEAARAGEQGRGFSVVAQEIRKLSTNSQVSVKEIKEILESMRGEITQIEKEIDEVDKISSQQKAASYEISKAIESLTGLATRVQELAFRV; encoded by the coding sequence ATGGATAAAACATTAGAATCACTTATTTTATGTATGCCTATTATACAAACGGTGCTGCCGTTTGACTCAATGGTCGTTATTGCTGATAGAGACACCTTTCTCTACTATCGGCCAGGCAAAAAGATGCAGCACGAGTCACCTGTCGGTAAAGCTGTGAGCAAAGGCGATGGCATGTGGGAAGCCATAACCAGTAAAATTACGCAGGATATTGTAGTGTCTAAAGACGTATGGGGCTTTCCGTTCCGGAGCATTAGTGTGCCTGTCATTAATGAAACCCGTGAAATCGTCGGCGCAATAGGGTTGGCGTGTAGTTTAGAAACCCAGGAAATTCTGCATGCGGTTGCCCAAACCATCGCGGCAGCATCTGAGCAGGTGGCGGCATCAAGTCAGGAACTGGCAGCTAATGCGGCCTTGCTTAATAAGCGATTAGAACTGCTCGGGGTCACCGGGCAATCTATGGTACATAATATTGGCAAGTCAGACGCTATCCTTATGTTCATTAGAGATATAGCAGCAAATACAAATTTGCTGGGATTAAACGCGAGCATTGAAGCGGCGAGAGCGGGAGAGCAGGGACGGGGATTTTCGGTGGTGGCGCAGGAGATTCGGAAGTTGTCTACTAATAGCCAGGTATCTGTTAAGGAGATCAAGGAAATTTTAGAAAGCATGCGCGGGGAAATAACGCAGATCGAAAAAGAAATAGACGAGGTTGATAAAATCAGCTCCCAGCAGAAAGCTGCCAGCTATGAGATAAGTAAAGCTATAGAATCACTTACCGGTCTGGCAACACGGGTACAGGAACTTGCATTCCGTGTATAA
- a CDS encoding LysR family transcriptional regulator, translated as MDIQKLKYFISVAECLNFTDAAVQAGVTQSAISQQISELEKKLNVQLIIRNKRPLELTWAGKVLLKEAYALLAVSNEIASKIEQAVKGISGFLKIGFLGGVEKAILPQAIREFHQKYSNIHITLQQYNWMKINEALMRGALDVGFTLSCQLHSFPDLVGHRLLSDVFCVAVNRQHVLAKKEKIDISELTNEPFVMFNQQADCLLHDLTYRICGESGFTPNVANYSQDLASLLFMVEAGVGVMVVPGPVREVAGPEICIIELSYPQRCFDVMLAWNRKHLNPAIPFFVKCFSGSHAALTGNTEMGSSHELRQYNCYGKQEVVGCLSSGL; from the coding sequence ATGGATATTCAAAAATTGAAGTACTTTATTTCGGTGGCGGAATGTTTGAATTTTACCGATGCTGCTGTGCAGGCCGGTGTTACGCAATCGGCAATAAGCCAGCAGATTTCAGAATTGGAAAAAAAATTAAATGTACAATTGATAATCCGGAATAAACGCCCGTTGGAGCTAACCTGGGCGGGGAAAGTATTGTTAAAAGAGGCTTATGCTTTACTGGCTGTGTCTAATGAAATAGCAAGTAAGATTGAGCAAGCAGTTAAGGGAATTTCCGGATTTTTGAAAATAGGTTTTTTAGGCGGCGTTGAGAAAGCGATCCTGCCTCAGGCAATTAGAGAATTTCATCAAAAATACTCTAATATTCATATTACACTGCAGCAGTACAATTGGATGAAGATTAATGAAGCGCTGATGCGGGGAGCATTAGATGTTGGCTTTACGCTATCCTGTCAATTACATAGTTTTCCTGATCTTGTTGGTCACAGACTGTTAAGTGATGTGTTTTGCGTGGCCGTTAATCGCCAGCACGTATTGGCAAAAAAAGAGAAAATTGATATATCAGAGCTTACTAATGAACCGTTCGTCATGTTCAATCAGCAAGCAGATTGTCTGCTGCATGATTTAACTTATCGAATATGTGGTGAAAGTGGCTTTACTCCCAATGTAGCTAACTACAGTCAGGACTTAGCTTCGTTGTTATTTATGGTTGAAGCCGGTGTGGGGGTGATGGTAGTTCCGGGCCCTGTTCGTGAAGTCGCCGGCCCTGAAATCTGCATTATTGAACTCAGTTATCCGCAACGATGCTTTGATGTAATGCTTGCTTGGAATCGAAAGCATTTAAACCCGGCAATTCCATTTTTTGTTAAATGCTTTTCCGGTTCCCATGCAGCCTTAACAGGTAATACAGAAATGGGCAGCTCTCACGAGCTGCGGCAATATAATTGTTATGGTAAACAAGAAGTTGTCGGTTGTTTGTCATCAGGCCTGTAA
- a CDS encoding MFS transporter yields the protein MRPILISEMIDKAKFNGFFKKIIAICMITTICDGIDINIFGLIVPSLMKDWNIGPAQIGVLGSWGMFGMIFGSLFFGPLADKIGKKLAIMIGTAMYIVFTVLCGFVSTLTEFAVYRFLGGFALAGVFPLAVAYASEFSPKPIRSRVTVWVTSGMASGTVIAALVGMAVISAYGWRPMFLLTAVMVLLLVAQYTLPESLAFLKRKGKDAEIGRVLEKIEPTFKATPADDYQLDIKDTGKASLASLFSAGYGKNTILFWLMMMSNYIFIYGVLMWLPKLMTMLGWSINTSLFFTMTWNLGFLLGIPLFGWMQDTIGGKKSLQIGLVTLAILVSLIGFLPNPYLLAVCLFLTGSAQHGLSGVAGSYIAQSYPTSFRATGTTWGYGLGRVGGTAGPIIGGMLVAMNLPVGYNLMFFALFPIFSAIVVSFTTDFFQKDTNSAIDNRLAK from the coding sequence ATGCGTCCAATATTGATAAGTGAAATGATTGATAAGGCTAAATTTAATGGGTTTTTCAAAAAAATTATTGCTATTTGCATGATTACCACAATCTGTGATGGTATCGATATTAACATTTTTGGCCTGATTGTTCCATCTTTAATGAAGGATTGGAATATTGGCCCTGCTCAAATCGGTGTGCTCGGCAGCTGGGGCATGTTTGGCATGATTTTCGGTTCCTTGTTTTTTGGCCCTTTAGCCGATAAGATTGGCAAGAAGCTGGCGATTATGATCGGTACGGCTATGTATATCGTATTCACCGTATTGTGTGGCTTTGTTTCGACTTTGACAGAGTTTGCCGTCTACCGTTTTCTGGGCGGGTTCGCCCTGGCTGGTGTTTTTCCGCTGGCGGTGGCCTACGCCTCCGAGTTTTCGCCGAAACCAATTCGCAGTCGTGTAACAGTCTGGGTTACTTCCGGTATGGCCTCGGGTACAGTGATCGCTGCTCTGGTGGGTATGGCGGTTATTTCCGCCTATGGCTGGCGGCCGATGTTCCTGCTTACCGCTGTTATGGTGCTGCTGCTTGTGGCGCAGTATACTTTGCCTGAATCATTAGCCTTTCTTAAGAGGAAAGGAAAGGATGCTGAAATTGGCCGGGTTTTAGAAAAAATTGAACCGACGTTCAAGGCTACGCCGGCAGATGACTATCAGCTGGATATAAAGGATACCGGTAAAGCTAGTCTGGCCAGTTTATTCTCAGCCGGCTACGGCAAAAATACTATTCTGTTCTGGCTGATGATGATGAGCAACTATATATTCATCTATGGTGTTTTGATGTGGCTGCCTAAACTCATGACCATGCTGGGGTGGAGCATAAATACCAGCTTGTTCTTTACCATGACCTGGAACCTTGGGTTCTTACTCGGCATCCCTCTATTTGGCTGGATGCAGGATACTATTGGCGGTAAGAAGTCTTTGCAAATAGGCTTGGTCACGTTAGCCATACTGGTCTCGCTTATCGGTTTTTTGCCAAATCCCTACCTGCTGGCAGTATGCTTGTTCCTGACCGGATCGGCACAACATGGTCTGTCCGGCGTGGCCGGTTCCTATATCGCCCAATCGTATCCCACTTCTTTCCGGGCCACGGGTACTACCTGGGGTTATGGCCTTGGTCGTGTTGGCGGTACGGCCGGCCCGATCATTGGCGGCATGCTGGTAGCCATGAACCTGCCTGTGGGCTATAATCTGATGTTTTTTGCCCTGTTTCCCATTTTTAGCGCCATTGTTGTTAGTTTTACCACTGATTTTTTTCAAAAAGATACAAATTCGGCAATTGATAACAGATTAGCAAAATAG
- the glp gene encoding gephyrin-like molybdotransferase Glp, which translates to MKTNISLEEAQTLLLALAKPVKEGYVSLFDATGRVLSQDIQAGQDLPPFAKSPLDGYALQAKDTEKVAQLGSVKLSVIEEIRAGYLPAKKVTSGTASKVMTGAPVPAGADVIIKYEAVERNGDYITISDILNAGSNIIQAGEDIKKGETVAYKNNLLSPSLIGLFAGIGLSKVPVFNKVRVAILSTGDELLDPAQELQPGKIYNSNLHSLRALCLKLGTEPIAFGIVADKQAVTAERISQALMVSDIVITTGGASVGDYDVVLDALKQMAANIIFWKVDMKPGSPVIAAEKNNKLIIALSGNPAAALITFNLIVVPLLKKMMGLACQLPLRISAVFADNFPKQSPQRRFLRGRIYRQDEKNYIKLTGEQSNGILKSMITCNALIDIPANSGPLCVGQKVSAVLVGNIDERTAAVLPGL; encoded by the coding sequence ATGAAGACCAATATTTCTCTGGAAGAAGCTCAAACCCTGCTTTTGGCACTGGCTAAGCCTGTAAAAGAAGGCTATGTGTCTTTATTCGACGCCACAGGCCGGGTCTTAAGCCAAGACATACAGGCAGGCCAGGATTTGCCGCCATTTGCCAAATCGCCCTTAGATGGATATGCCCTGCAGGCCAAAGATACTGAAAAAGTTGCCCAACTGGGTTCTGTCAAACTTAGTGTGATTGAGGAGATCCGGGCGGGATATCTCCCTGCGAAGAAAGTAACCTCAGGCACCGCCAGCAAAGTAATGACTGGTGCGCCTGTACCGGCTGGCGCTGATGTGATTATTAAATACGAGGCTGTCGAAAGAAACGGCGACTATATAACCATAAGTGATATCTTAAACGCCGGCAGCAATATTATTCAGGCGGGAGAGGATATAAAAAAAGGCGAAACCGTTGCTTATAAAAACAACTTGCTAAGCCCGTCGCTGATTGGTTTATTTGCTGGGATTGGATTATCCAAAGTGCCGGTATTTAATAAAGTACGGGTGGCTATTCTTAGTACCGGTGATGAACTGTTAGACCCGGCGCAAGAATTGCAGCCGGGAAAAATTTATAATAGTAATTTGCATAGTTTACGGGCGCTTTGTCTAAAGTTGGGTACGGAACCGATTGCCTTTGGGATTGTCGCTGATAAACAAGCGGTTACCGCTGAACGGATTTCTCAAGCCTTAATGGTATCCGATATAGTCATTACCACAGGCGGAGCTTCTGTCGGTGATTATGATGTGGTTTTAGATGCGCTGAAGCAAATGGCAGCAAATATTATTTTTTGGAAAGTCGATATGAAGCCGGGCTCACCCGTTATTGCGGCTGAAAAAAACAATAAGCTGATTATTGCCCTTTCGGGAAATCCTGCCGCCGCCCTGATAACTTTTAACTTAATCGTTGTCCCGTTATTAAAAAAAATGATGGGGCTTGCGTGTCAGTTGCCTTTGCGAATTTCGGCAGTATTTGCTGATAATTTCCCTAAGCAAAGCCCGCAGCGAAGATTTTTGCGAGGCAGGATTTACCGGCAAGACGAAAAAAACTATATAAAACTGACAGGGGAACAGAGTAATGGCATATTAAAATCTATGATTACTTGCAATGCTTTAATTGACATACCTGCCAACAGTGGTCCGCTATGTGTGGGACAGAAAGTTTCAGCCGTATTGGTAGGCAATATTGATGAACGGACAGCAGCGGTTTTGCCCGGCCTTTAA
- a CDS encoding MOSC domain-containing protein, with amino-acid sequence MASRVVAVSTSLYKGERKKNVSSARLLPGLGLEGDAHAGFAHRQVSLLALESIEKMRQAGLRVNPGDFAENITTVNLNLPALPIGTHLRIGEAVLEISQIGKECHNRCAIYYQAGDCVMPKEGIFAAVLQGGSIKTGDVVAVV; translated from the coding sequence TTGGCAAGCAGGGTAGTCGCCGTATCCACCAGTCTTTACAAGGGGGAGCGTAAAAAAAATGTTAGTTCGGCCCGCTTACTACCGGGTTTAGGTTTAGAGGGCGACGCGCATGCCGGTTTTGCCCACCGTCAGGTAAGTTTGCTGGCATTAGAAAGTATAGAAAAAATGCGGCAGGCAGGCCTCAGGGTAAATCCCGGCGATTTTGCAGAAAACATTACCACCGTTAATTTAAATTTGCCGGCTTTACCGATAGGAACTCACCTGCGAATAGGGGAAGCGGTGCTGGAAATAAGCCAGATCGGTAAAGAATGTCATAACCGTTGTGCCATCTATTATCAGGCCGGCGATTGTGTCATGCCCAAAGAGGGGATTTTTGCGGCTGTGCTGCAAGGTGGGTCGATAAAAACTGGTGACGTCGTGGCGGTTGTTTAA